In one Culex quinquefasciatus strain JHB chromosome 2, VPISU_Cqui_1.0_pri_paternal, whole genome shotgun sequence genomic region, the following are encoded:
- the LOC6037811 gene encoding uncharacterized protein LOC6037811, translating into MVQDTNFICPRIYNACRLCKIRGNQLNKIDQQISTKIYECTTLKIISTKDIKAFICDGCKAKIDEHYQFKMQCIRNVNLQRFNTGAAAVGAAAGISPGPGPIASGSNVVGAALAATAPATAATSPSSSSAVPEGTPGSSSASTSSSTQVN; encoded by the exons CTGCCCGAGGATCTACAACGCGTGCAGATTATGCAAAATTCGGGGAAACCAGCTGAACAAGATTGACCAACAGATATCGACCAAAATCTACGAATGTACCACTTTGAAG ATTATTTCCACCAAGGACATCAAAGCGTTCATATGCGACGGGTGCAAGGCCAAAATTGACGAGCACTACCAGTTTAAAATGCAGTGCATCCGGAACGTGAATCTACAGCGTTTCAACACTGGTGCTGCCGCGGTTGGAGCCGCCGCCGGAATCAGCCCCGGACCGGGACCAATCGCCAGCGGTAGCAACGTTGTGGGGGCGGCGCTAGCTGCAACCGCTCCGGCAACGGCTGCTACCTCACCATCCTCGTCGTCGGCGGTACCAGAGGGAACTCCCGGCAGTTCCAGCGcaagcaccagcagcagcactcAGGTCAATTAG
- the LOC6037812 gene encoding zinc finger protein 569 isoform X2 → MAEDLSINKNKICASRYHNNDICRLCLKNEAHMEPLFYENLFPNILLTKKIYDCTSIQIIYERNLPMFVCKLCANKLDEYMRFRERCVANDEFLRNALAFFDAGQNSIKLEQQHHEEIKQEHSSHGHSIQQTQQYSVATAPIDFRQIKRSPERVDDDEEEPLEDEPEEDDKTYSCTVCSKSFKIRQHLLIHSHTHVELLQPQQQQPQQLRQEPVTTPEGKPTYSCGKCTKVFINRGNLLNHAAECHGQVKNFCCQICNKSFKYNVQLRIHLRTHSGERPHACEICHRGFSQLSNLRSHRKVHSKVKPYKCQLCLKSFTMLDSLTAHSLKCVKDKYRCQLCSKSFAKEGNLIAHLQCHSEGVIEKNFKCEMCPKSFRNKEDWKRHVRVHTGEKPYICDLCNKGFAQKANLLSHRKTHLKPEVIFKCERCGKVCRTQKLLELHVQKCGLLELPGTPVPSVPPTPSSMGSPPPLGEAAAAAPATPTLETLSDLLRYEFAMRAPIELQDLLMATMEKKRAADAAAAAIVSTPAVVAAPNPAPPATAGGARHTYRCEICFKAYSQYPSLVKHRKLHLKTPRARTKSTEADDRPYYCDICGKNFKFNRNLKVHMKLHTKSNGFYKCDKCSGTFETGELLKTHLLEHPIDVEKIFNCEFCSNTFKSNEDLKRHRRSHTGERPFKCEACPKAFTQLSNLRAHTKIHEKKRPAYGCNICLLELDSLEALNVHLKTHQFQLFELCKDMK, encoded by the exons ATGGCAGAAGATTTATCGATCAATAAAAATAAGAT CTGTGCTTCGCGGTACCACAACAACGACATCTGTCGTCTGTGCTTGAAGAATGAGGCCCATATGGAGCCGCTTTTTTACGAGAATCTATTTCCGAACATTCTGCTCACCAAGAAGATTTACGACTGCACGTCGATACAG ATAATTTACGAGCGCAACCTGCCAATGTTCGTGTGCAAACTGTGCGCCAACAAGCTGGACGAGTACATGAGATTCCGAGAACGGTGCGTAGCCAACGATGAGTTTCTGCGGAACGCGCTGGCATTCTTCGACGCTGGCCAGAACAGCATCAAGCTGGAACAGCAACACCACGAAGAAATTAAGCAGGAACACTCCAGCCATGGACATTCGATTCAGCAGACGCAGCAATACTCAGTTGCAACGGCTCCGATTGACTTTCGCCAGATTAAACGTTCGCCGGAACgggtcgacgacgacgaggaagaGCCCCTTGAAGACGAGCCCGAGGAAGACGACAAAACGTACTCGTGCACGGTCTGCTCGAAATCGTTCAAGATTCGGCAGCATTTGCTGATTCACAGCCATACCCACGTGGAGCTTCTACAACCACAGCAGCAACAGCCGCAGCAATTGCGTCAGGAACCAGTGACGACACCGGAGGGCAAGCCCACATACAGCTGTGGCAAGTGCACCAAGGTGTTCATCAACCGGGGCAATCTGCTGAACCATGCCGCAGAGTGCCACGGCCAGGTGAAGAACTTTTGCTGTCAGATTTGCAACAAATCTTTCAAATACAATGTACAACTTCGAATTCACCTTCGCACACACTCCGGAGAGCGGCCTCACGCGTGCGAGATATGCCATCGTGGGTTTTCCCAACTTTCAAACCTAAGGTCGCACCGTAAG GTCCACTCCAAGGTCAAACCGTACAAGTGTCAGCTGTGCTTGAAAAGCTTCACCATGCTGGACAGCCTGACCGCGCACAGCCTAAAGTGCGTCAAGGACAAGTACCGGTGCCAACTGTGCTCGAAGTCGTTCGCCAAAGAGGGCAACCTGATCGCGCATCTGCAGTGCCATAGTGAGGGGGTCATCGAGAAGAACTTCAAGTGTGAAATGTGCCCCAAAAGCTTTCGTAACAAGGAAGACTGGAAACGGCACGTACGCGTCCACACGG GTGAAAAACCCTACATCTGCGATCTGTGCAACAAAGGTTTCGCGCAGAAAGCCAACCTGCTGTCCCACCGCAAGACTCACCTCAAGCCGGAAGTCATCTTCAAGTGCGAACGCTGCGGCAAGGTGTGTCGCACGCAGAAACTGCTCGAACTGCACGTGCAAAAGTGTGGCCTGCTCGAACTGCCCGGCACTCCGGTCCCCTCCGTGCCACCGACGCCGTCTTCGATGGGCTCGCCACCACCGCTGGGAGAagcggcagcagcagcgccGGCCACACCCACGCTCGAGACGCTGTCCGACCTGCTGCGGTACGAGTTTGCCATGCGGGCACCCATCGAGCTGCAGGATCTCCTGATGGCCACGATGGAGAAGAAGCGGGCGgcggatgctgctgctgcggcgatTGTCTCGACGCCAGCGGTTGTTGCAGCACCGAACCCGGCACCGCCCGCCACTGCTGGTGGTGCTCGTCACACGTATCGGTGCGAAATTTGCTTCAAAGCGTACTCGCAGTACCCGAGCCTGGTTAAGCACCGGAAGCTGCATCTGAAGACGCCCCGGGCGAGGACCAAGTCCACCGAGGCGGACGATCGGCCGTACTATTGTGATATCTGCGGGAAGAACTTCAAGTTCAACCGGAATCTGAAG GTCCACATGAAGCTGCACACCAAATCGAACGGGTTCTACAAGTGCGACAAGTGCAGCGGGACGTTCGAAACGGGCGAACTGCTGAAGACGCACCTGCTGGAGCATCCGATCGACGTCGAGAAGATCTTCAACTGCGAGTTCTGCTCGAACACGTTCAAATCGAACGAGGACCTGAAGCGGCACCGAAGGTCCCACACTG GGGAACGTCCGTTCAAGTGTGAGGCGTGTCCGAAGGCTTTCACGCAGCTGTCGAATCTGCGCGCCCACACCAAGATTCACGAGAAGAAGCGGCCGGCGTACGGGTGCAACATTTGCCTGCTGGAGCTGGACTCACTGGAGGCGCTGAACGTGCACCTGAAGACGCATCAGTTTCAGCTGTTTGAGCTGTGCAAGGACATGAAGTAG
- the LOC6037812 gene encoding zinc finger protein 271 isoform X1, with the protein MAEDLSINKNKICASRYHNNDICRLCLKNEAHMEPLFYENLFPNILLTKKIYDCTSIQIIYERNLPMFVCKLCANKLDEYMRFRERCVANDEFLRNALAFFDAGQNSIKLEQQHHEEIKQEHSSHGHSIQQTQQYSVATAPIDFRQIKRSPERVDDDEEEPLEDEPEEDDKTYSCTVCSKSFKIRQHLLIHSHTHVELLQPQQQQPQQLRQEPVTTPEGKPTYSCGKCTKVFINRGNLLNHAAECHGQVKNFCCQICNKSFKYNVQLRIHLRTHSGERPHACEICHRGFSQLSNLRSHRKVVHSKVKPYKCQLCLKSFTMLDSLTAHSLKCVKDKYRCQLCSKSFAKEGNLIAHLQCHSEGVIEKNFKCEMCPKSFRNKEDWKRHVRVHTGEKPYICDLCNKGFAQKANLLSHRKTHLKPEVIFKCERCGKVCRTQKLLELHVQKCGLLELPGTPVPSVPPTPSSMGSPPPLGEAAAAAPATPTLETLSDLLRYEFAMRAPIELQDLLMATMEKKRAADAAAAAIVSTPAVVAAPNPAPPATAGGARHTYRCEICFKAYSQYPSLVKHRKLHLKTPRARTKSTEADDRPYYCDICGKNFKFNRNLKVHMKLHTKSNGFYKCDKCSGTFETGELLKTHLLEHPIDVEKIFNCEFCSNTFKSNEDLKRHRRSHTGERPFKCEACPKAFTQLSNLRAHTKIHEKKRPAYGCNICLLELDSLEALNVHLKTHQFQLFELCKDMK; encoded by the exons ATGGCAGAAGATTTATCGATCAATAAAAATAAGAT CTGTGCTTCGCGGTACCACAACAACGACATCTGTCGTCTGTGCTTGAAGAATGAGGCCCATATGGAGCCGCTTTTTTACGAGAATCTATTTCCGAACATTCTGCTCACCAAGAAGATTTACGACTGCACGTCGATACAG ATAATTTACGAGCGCAACCTGCCAATGTTCGTGTGCAAACTGTGCGCCAACAAGCTGGACGAGTACATGAGATTCCGAGAACGGTGCGTAGCCAACGATGAGTTTCTGCGGAACGCGCTGGCATTCTTCGACGCTGGCCAGAACAGCATCAAGCTGGAACAGCAACACCACGAAGAAATTAAGCAGGAACACTCCAGCCATGGACATTCGATTCAGCAGACGCAGCAATACTCAGTTGCAACGGCTCCGATTGACTTTCGCCAGATTAAACGTTCGCCGGAACgggtcgacgacgacgaggaagaGCCCCTTGAAGACGAGCCCGAGGAAGACGACAAAACGTACTCGTGCACGGTCTGCTCGAAATCGTTCAAGATTCGGCAGCATTTGCTGATTCACAGCCATACCCACGTGGAGCTTCTACAACCACAGCAGCAACAGCCGCAGCAATTGCGTCAGGAACCAGTGACGACACCGGAGGGCAAGCCCACATACAGCTGTGGCAAGTGCACCAAGGTGTTCATCAACCGGGGCAATCTGCTGAACCATGCCGCAGAGTGCCACGGCCAGGTGAAGAACTTTTGCTGTCAGATTTGCAACAAATCTTTCAAATACAATGTACAACTTCGAATTCACCTTCGCACACACTCCGGAGAGCGGCCTCACGCGTGCGAGATATGCCATCGTGGGTTTTCCCAACTTTCAAACCTAAGGTCGCACCGTAAGGTT GTCCACTCCAAGGTCAAACCGTACAAGTGTCAGCTGTGCTTGAAAAGCTTCACCATGCTGGACAGCCTGACCGCGCACAGCCTAAAGTGCGTCAAGGACAAGTACCGGTGCCAACTGTGCTCGAAGTCGTTCGCCAAAGAGGGCAACCTGATCGCGCATCTGCAGTGCCATAGTGAGGGGGTCATCGAGAAGAACTTCAAGTGTGAAATGTGCCCCAAAAGCTTTCGTAACAAGGAAGACTGGAAACGGCACGTACGCGTCCACACGG GTGAAAAACCCTACATCTGCGATCTGTGCAACAAAGGTTTCGCGCAGAAAGCCAACCTGCTGTCCCACCGCAAGACTCACCTCAAGCCGGAAGTCATCTTCAAGTGCGAACGCTGCGGCAAGGTGTGTCGCACGCAGAAACTGCTCGAACTGCACGTGCAAAAGTGTGGCCTGCTCGAACTGCCCGGCACTCCGGTCCCCTCCGTGCCACCGACGCCGTCTTCGATGGGCTCGCCACCACCGCTGGGAGAagcggcagcagcagcgccGGCCACACCCACGCTCGAGACGCTGTCCGACCTGCTGCGGTACGAGTTTGCCATGCGGGCACCCATCGAGCTGCAGGATCTCCTGATGGCCACGATGGAGAAGAAGCGGGCGgcggatgctgctgctgcggcgatTGTCTCGACGCCAGCGGTTGTTGCAGCACCGAACCCGGCACCGCCCGCCACTGCTGGTGGTGCTCGTCACACGTATCGGTGCGAAATTTGCTTCAAAGCGTACTCGCAGTACCCGAGCCTGGTTAAGCACCGGAAGCTGCATCTGAAGACGCCCCGGGCGAGGACCAAGTCCACCGAGGCGGACGATCGGCCGTACTATTGTGATATCTGCGGGAAGAACTTCAAGTTCAACCGGAATCTGAAG GTCCACATGAAGCTGCACACCAAATCGAACGGGTTCTACAAGTGCGACAAGTGCAGCGGGACGTTCGAAACGGGCGAACTGCTGAAGACGCACCTGCTGGAGCATCCGATCGACGTCGAGAAGATCTTCAACTGCGAGTTCTGCTCGAACACGTTCAAATCGAACGAGGACCTGAAGCGGCACCGAAGGTCCCACACTG GGGAACGTCCGTTCAAGTGTGAGGCGTGTCCGAAGGCTTTCACGCAGCTGTCGAATCTGCGCGCCCACACCAAGATTCACGAGAAGAAGCGGCCGGCGTACGGGTGCAACATTTGCCTGCTGGAGCTGGACTCACTGGAGGCGCTGAACGTGCACCTGAAGACGCATCAGTTTCAGCTGTTTGAGCTGTGCAAGGACATGAAGTAG
- the LOC6037812 gene encoding zinc finger protein 492 isoform X3, translating into MAEDLSINKNKICASRYHNNDICRLCLKNEAHMEPLFYENLFPNILLTKKIYDCTSIQIIYERNLPMFVCKLCANKLDEYMRFRERCVANDEFLRNALAFFDAGQNSIKLEQQHHEEIKQEHSSHGHSIQQTQQYSVATAPIDFRQIKRSPERVDDDEEEPLEDEPEEDDKTYSCTVCSKSFKIRQHLLIHSHTHVELLQPQQQQPQQLRQEPVTTPEGKPTYSCGKCTKVFINRGNLLNHAAECHGQVKNFCCQICNKSFKYNVQLRIHLRTHSGERPHACEICHRGFSQLSNLRSHRKVVHSKVKPYKCQLCLKSFTMLDSLTAHSLKCVKDKYRCQLCSKSFAKEGNLIAHLQCHSEGVIEKNFKCEMCPKSFRNKEDWKRHVRVHTGEKPYICDLCNKGFAQKANLLSHRKTHLKPEVIFKCERCGKVCRTQKLLELHVQKCGLLELPGTPVPSVPPTPSSMGSPPPLGEAAAAAPATPTLETLSDLLRYEFAMRAPIELQDLLMATMEKKRAADAAAAAIVSTPAVVAAPNPAPPATAGGARHTYRCEICFKAYSQYPSLVKHRKLHLKTPRARTKSTEADDRPYYCDICGKNFKFNRNLKVHMKLHTKSNGFYKCDKCSGTFETGELLKTHLLEHPIDVEKIFNCEFCSNTFKSNEDLKRHRRSHTGWGTSVQV; encoded by the exons ATGGCAGAAGATTTATCGATCAATAAAAATAAGAT CTGTGCTTCGCGGTACCACAACAACGACATCTGTCGTCTGTGCTTGAAGAATGAGGCCCATATGGAGCCGCTTTTTTACGAGAATCTATTTCCGAACATTCTGCTCACCAAGAAGATTTACGACTGCACGTCGATACAG ATAATTTACGAGCGCAACCTGCCAATGTTCGTGTGCAAACTGTGCGCCAACAAGCTGGACGAGTACATGAGATTCCGAGAACGGTGCGTAGCCAACGATGAGTTTCTGCGGAACGCGCTGGCATTCTTCGACGCTGGCCAGAACAGCATCAAGCTGGAACAGCAACACCACGAAGAAATTAAGCAGGAACACTCCAGCCATGGACATTCGATTCAGCAGACGCAGCAATACTCAGTTGCAACGGCTCCGATTGACTTTCGCCAGATTAAACGTTCGCCGGAACgggtcgacgacgacgaggaagaGCCCCTTGAAGACGAGCCCGAGGAAGACGACAAAACGTACTCGTGCACGGTCTGCTCGAAATCGTTCAAGATTCGGCAGCATTTGCTGATTCACAGCCATACCCACGTGGAGCTTCTACAACCACAGCAGCAACAGCCGCAGCAATTGCGTCAGGAACCAGTGACGACACCGGAGGGCAAGCCCACATACAGCTGTGGCAAGTGCACCAAGGTGTTCATCAACCGGGGCAATCTGCTGAACCATGCCGCAGAGTGCCACGGCCAGGTGAAGAACTTTTGCTGTCAGATTTGCAACAAATCTTTCAAATACAATGTACAACTTCGAATTCACCTTCGCACACACTCCGGAGAGCGGCCTCACGCGTGCGAGATATGCCATCGTGGGTTTTCCCAACTTTCAAACCTAAGGTCGCACCGTAAGGTT GTCCACTCCAAGGTCAAACCGTACAAGTGTCAGCTGTGCTTGAAAAGCTTCACCATGCTGGACAGCCTGACCGCGCACAGCCTAAAGTGCGTCAAGGACAAGTACCGGTGCCAACTGTGCTCGAAGTCGTTCGCCAAAGAGGGCAACCTGATCGCGCATCTGCAGTGCCATAGTGAGGGGGTCATCGAGAAGAACTTCAAGTGTGAAATGTGCCCCAAAAGCTTTCGTAACAAGGAAGACTGGAAACGGCACGTACGCGTCCACACGG GTGAAAAACCCTACATCTGCGATCTGTGCAACAAAGGTTTCGCGCAGAAAGCCAACCTGCTGTCCCACCGCAAGACTCACCTCAAGCCGGAAGTCATCTTCAAGTGCGAACGCTGCGGCAAGGTGTGTCGCACGCAGAAACTGCTCGAACTGCACGTGCAAAAGTGTGGCCTGCTCGAACTGCCCGGCACTCCGGTCCCCTCCGTGCCACCGACGCCGTCTTCGATGGGCTCGCCACCACCGCTGGGAGAagcggcagcagcagcgccGGCCACACCCACGCTCGAGACGCTGTCCGACCTGCTGCGGTACGAGTTTGCCATGCGGGCACCCATCGAGCTGCAGGATCTCCTGATGGCCACGATGGAGAAGAAGCGGGCGgcggatgctgctgctgcggcgatTGTCTCGACGCCAGCGGTTGTTGCAGCACCGAACCCGGCACCGCCCGCCACTGCTGGTGGTGCTCGTCACACGTATCGGTGCGAAATTTGCTTCAAAGCGTACTCGCAGTACCCGAGCCTGGTTAAGCACCGGAAGCTGCATCTGAAGACGCCCCGGGCGAGGACCAAGTCCACCGAGGCGGACGATCGGCCGTACTATTGTGATATCTGCGGGAAGAACTTCAAGTTCAACCGGAATCTGAAG GTCCACATGAAGCTGCACACCAAATCGAACGGGTTCTACAAGTGCGACAAGTGCAGCGGGACGTTCGAAACGGGCGAACTGCTGAAGACGCACCTGCTGGAGCATCCGATCGACGTCGAGAAGATCTTCAACTGCGAGTTCTGCTCGAACACGTTCAAATCGAACGAGGACCTGAAGCGGCACCGAAGGTCCCACACTGGTTG GGGAACGTCCGTTCAAGTGTGA